Within Geitlerinema sp. PCC 9228, the genomic segment CTACGAAGCCCTGCGGGATGCTCTTTCCCAGCTGAACGATCCCTACACTCGTTTTCTCGATCCCCGACAGTTTCAACGGCTAGCCAGCCAAACTTCTGGCGAACTTTCCGGCGTAGGTGTACGTTTGGAAAGCGATGAAACCGGCGATCGCGTGCGCGTGGCGGAAGTGTTAAAAGAATCGCCTGCCTTAGAAGCGGGATTGCAAACCGGCGATCGCATTTTACAAATTAACGGTCGTTCCACCAAAGGCATGAGCCCCGAAGACGCAGCCAGACTCCTGCGTGGCGAAGTTGGTAGCTACGTCAAAGTCAAAATCCAGCGTTTGAGCGACCAAACCCAAGAGCTCACCTTACGCCGGGAACGCATTACCATTCCTTCTGTAGCTACCCGTCTCAAGCGAGAAGACGACAACCGCATCGGCTACATTCGCATTAAAGAATTTAGCGCCCACGCTCCCGAGGAAACCCGCCAAGCCATTCAAAAACTGGAACAAGAGGGTGCCCAAGCGTTTGTATTGGATTTGCGCGGCAACCCCGGCGGTTTGTTGAATGCTAGCATTGAAATTGCTCGCATGTGGCTGCAATCGGGCACCATCGTCCGCACAGTCGATCGCAGCGGCGAAAGCAAAATCAGCAACGCCAACCAACAAGCTATTACCAAATTGCCATTAGTCGTTTTGGTAGATAACAACTCCGCCAGCGCCAGCGAAATTTTAGCCGGTGCCATCCAAGACAACGAACGTGGTGTTGTGGTTGGGGAGGAAACCTTTGGCAAAGCCTTCGTGCAGTCAGTGCATTCCCTTTCCGACGGTTCGGGGATTGCGGTTACCATTGCCCATTACTACACCCCCGACGGTACGGATATAAGCAAAAAAGGCATCGTACCCGATATTGCTGTAGATATTTCCGCCGCGGAAAAACGCCAGTTAGATGACAATCCCAGTTCCCTAGCCACCAGCGAAGATCCCTACTACCAGCGCGCCGTTTCGCTGCTGCAAAAGGGGCAACCTTCCATTGCCAATCGCCAGTAGCTGTGGAGGAACTTTCCGGTTTTGGTGCGTTGGTCGATCTAGCGCACCCAACCGGTCGCCTTCGTGGCATGATATTGGGGTAGCATGTTTTTAATCAAGACAAACTCCTATGGCGATCGCGCAACCCGATATCGATCTGGCTCCCCTTATCGACCATTCCATCCTGATTCCCATCGCTACGCCGGAGCAGGTGAAGCAATATTGCCAACAAGCAGAACAATATCAATTTGCCAGCGTCTGCGTTTGCCCCACCCATGTGAGTCAAGCGGTAGAATGGCTCCATGGGAAGAAACCCCAAGTGTGTACGGTCATTGGCTTTCCTACCGGGGCAACCACATCGGCAACCAAACTTTACGAGGCGCAGGAAGCGGTAGAACGCGGCGCTAGCGAGTTGGATGTGGTGTTAAATTTGGGATGGATTAAAACCGGCGATAGCAAATCCCTGTATCGCGAAATTGCCCAAATTTGTGAGGAAACCGGGCAAACTGTGAAAGCAATTTTGGAAACCAATTTGCTGACCAACGATGAAAAACGCCTGGCAGCAGAGGTGTGTTTGGATGCTGGCGTGCAGTTTCTGAAAACTTGTACCGGTTGGAACGGTGGCGCTACCGTGGAGGATGTGAAGCTGCTGCACGATATTGCTCGCGGGAATATTGGGGTTAAAGCTTCCGGGGGAATTCGTACTTACGAACAGGCAGTGCGGTTGGTGATGGCGGGGGCAACCCGTTTGGGAACCTCTCGCGGTGTGGAATTGTTGCGCCAGCGCGATCGCGCTAACGAAATCAGCGAGGAAGAAGCATCTTCCCATGCCCAGTCATGAACAAAAGTTACAAGGCAGTGGGGATTAATTTAAAATCCTCCCCGCTGGGAGAGTCAGACCGACTGCTGACAATTTTAACGGCAGAATACGGGATTGTGCGTGCGATCGCGCCGGGGGCACGCAAACATAAATCTACCCTGCGCGGTCGCAGCGAGGTGTTTGTGGAAAACGAACTGTTGCTCTACCGCGGGCGATCGCTCCATCGCATCCAACAGGCGCAAACCCTGGCTTCCTACCCTAGTTTGAGCCAAAATTTGGGGAAACTAACTGTAGCCCAGTATTGGGCAGAGTTGGTGTTGGCACAGGCAGTGAGCGAACAACCCCAAACCGAATTGTACGAAATTCTCACCGAACACCTGCGCCGCTTGCACCAAATGAGTGCCCCCTCTGCTCAGACAGAAGTGCAGGCGTTGCTAGCTCGTTTGTGCCACGGCATCTATCACTTGCTGGCGGTGGGTGGGATTGCCCCCCAGTGTTTTCGCTGTACTTTCTCGCAACAAGCGATCGCGCCCCCAGAAACCACGGAGGAAACTTGGCAAGTGGGATTTAGCGCTGCCAGTGGTGGTATCGTCAGCTTGGCAGCGTTCGAGAAAACCCGAAATCGCCAGCAAAAGACCAGTTCCGCAACCAGTGGTACTTGCCGCGAAGCACCTTCTTCCTACCGCACCGATCGCATCCCAGATAACCGTACGGGATGGCCACCGCTAACTGGTAAGCTGAATGCAGGAGAACTAGCCATGTTGCAGCAACTGCCCTCACCGCAACTGCCTGCAGAATGGCTCGTGCCTCCCGCAGCAACTTCCCCTTCCCACTGCCAAGGGCTTTCCGATTCTTGGCAAACCATAGAACACCTGTTGCGTCAGTATGCCCAATATCATTTGGGAACGTCCATCCGCTCAGCCACCTTACTCAACGCTTGTATTACAATGTTTTAATCAAACACCATCGGGCAAAAGTTTAGAAACGCTAGACGCGGCCCGAGGCTCGTGACGAACCCTTTTTTTCGTTCTTATACTTTACATTTAGATTCCTTTTTGTCTGTTGTAAACATTTTCTATCTTTTTTCCCAAGCATGCCACGTTCTCCATTCGATCGCGAAACCCTAGAGTCCGACCACCCTTCCCACAATCGTCAAGGATCTGCTTCTACCACCCTATCCAGTCGCCAGTATTCCCAATCTCCAACAGGCGATCGCGCCTCGGAAACAACGGAAACAGCAAAAACCTCTGCTGGCAGTAGCGAGGTAGAAAGCGAACAAGGATTTGCGCCGGTTTTGAAAAATCGCAACTTCCTTTTATTGTGGATCGGTCAAGTGTTTTCCCAATTGGCAGATAAAGTGTACTTGGTTCTGGCGATCGCGTTAATTGCCAGCCATTTCCAAGCTCCCGACCAAACCATCAGCGGTTGGGTCTCTGCCATTATGGTTGCCTTTACCATTCCCGCTGTTTTGCTGGGTTCCATTGCCGGCGTTTACGTCGATCGATGGTCGAAAAAAGGCGTTTTAGTGGTCACCAACCTGCTGCGCGGTGGATTGGTGTTGGTAATTCCCGCCTTGCTTTGGATTGCCGGTCAAGCAACGTGGGGTGGATTGCCCGTGGGATTTGAATTTCTCCTGGGCATTACCCTACTGGTTTCCGCCTTTACCCAATTTTTCGCCCCCGCCGAACAAGCCGCCATTCCCCTGTTGGTGAAACGGGAACGCTTGCTAGCTGCCAATTCCCTGTATACCACCACCATGATGGCTTCGGTGATTATCGGTTTTGCCATCGGCGAACCCGCCCTGGCTGCCGCTGGTTCCTTACTCGGAGGTGGCGAACTCGGCAAAGAAATGCTGGTTGGTGGCGGTTACGCGATCGCGGGGATGATTCTCATTGCCGTCAAAACCCAAGAAAACCCCGATGCCAAATCCAGCGAATCCTCCCATGTCTGGCAAGACATTAAAGAAGGCGTCGCCTATCTCGGTAAAAACCGTCGGGTTCGCAGCGCCCTCATCCAGCTGATTATCCTCTTTTCCATTTTCGCCGCCCTCGCCGTTTTGGCCGTGCGGTTGGCAGAAATCATTCCCAACATTACTTCCTCGCAATTTGGATTCCTCCTCGCCGCCGGTGGTGTAGGCATGGCAGTTGGTGCCGGCTTTTTGGGCAACTTCGGGCAGCGACTTTCCCACCGTGCCCTCAGCTTGTATGGTTCCATCGGTATGGCAGTCTCGCTGGCGATGATTCCCCTGTTTACCGACCAACTTTTTGCCGTGGTGGGCATTATCGTCTTGTTGGGCATTGGTGCTTCTGTGGTGGGCATTCCCATGCAAACCACCATTCAGTCGGAAACCCCCGAAGAAATGCGCGGGAAAGTCTTCGGCTTGCAAAACAATGCCGTAAACATTGCCCTCAGTTTGCCCCTTGCCTTGGCAGGCGTTGCCGAAACAATTTTTGGATTGGATGCAGTTTTCTTAGGTTTGGCTGCTATTGTAATAGCAGGTGGGATGTTGAGTTGGTATATTTCCGATACCAGAACAAATACGCGGGAAAAAGCGGGATAATAATTCTGCAGGCTCTTTTCCTGCTTTTTGTTCCTACTTGCTGAAATTTGCATCCGAACTGCGTACTGGCATGCACGTCGCCTGGCTTGGAAAAAAATCTCCCTTTTGTGGCAATGTTACCTATAGCCGCGAAATCACCAATGCCCTATTAGACCGGGGCTACGAGGTGAGTTTCTTACATTTTGCTCAAGATCCGCCCGATCTTGAACCCCTGGCATCGGAAGTAGGTGCCAAAAATTTCGGGGAGCGAGACGCAGCCCCCCAGAGCAAGGCTCAAGACTCCAAATGGCCGGATTGCCCGGAGTTTACGCTGCCCTGTCTTTACAAATCCACCATTTATACCATCCCCACCCTACGGTCTAGTAAAGTCTTAACTAAGCTCCTGCAACAGTTGCAACCAGACTTGGTTCATGCTTCGCTGACCTTGTCACCGTTGGACTTTGTTTTACCGGAAATTTGTGAAGAACTCAACCTACCTCTGGTAGCCACTTTTCATCCCCCCTTTGACAGCAAGCGTCGCAATCTCACCTCGGGCACCCAGCATTTAATGTACCAACTGTATGCCCCGTGGCTGGCTCGCTATGACCGCGCCATTGTCTTTTCTGCCGTGCAGCGAGATGTTTTGGTGCGGTTGGGCGTGCCCCAAGAACGGGTGGCGATCGTGCCCAATGGCGTCGATCCGTTAAAATATTCCCCAGGACCAAGCAATCTCAAGGAAGAATTCCAGGCAGAACGTATTTTTGTTTATCAAGGGCGGATTGCCGTCGAGAAAAACGTAGAAGCCCTGCTCAAAGCCTGGAAACAAAGCGAAATGGGAGAAAACAGCAAACTGCTGCTGGTGGGAAATGGTCCTTTAAAAGATTCCCTCATGGCGACCTACGGTAAAGAACAGGGAGTTGTGTGGTTGGGCTATATTTCCGACGAACAAGAACGCATTCGCATTTTACGAGGTGCCGATGTTTTTATTCTACCGTCGCTGGTAGAAGGGTTATCTCTATCGCTACTGGAAGCCATGTCTTGCAGCGTTGCCTGTATGGCAACCGACACGGGAGCTGATGGCGAGGTTTTGCAAGATGGTGCTGGCGTGGTTCTAGATACCCAACAGGTGACCACCCAGTTACGCACGCTACTCCCCTTATTCCGCGATCACCCAGAACTTACCAATTTGCTGGGTTACAAAGCCCGGCAGCGGGTTCTAGACCGCTATACGTTAAGTAAAAATATTACCCAATTGGAAACATTGTACCAAGAAGTCTTGGAACAACGGCAGGTGCGAGCGCCGGCTTCTTGAATGTGACAGATGGGGAGATTGGGAAATTAGGAAATACGATTTCCTTTTGTCTTTCATCCCCCCATGCTTGATTTCTCCGCCAACTTCACCAAATCATCAATCCGCTTCAACCGAGGATTGCCGGCGAGGTAGCCAATGCCGCGATGTAGGTGTAGTAGAAACTGACGAGACAGGATTTCAGGATTGGTGATATCCAAGCCGTCGTTGCGGCAGCGTTGTTTTAACGCCACAATCAAGATATCCCCCATGTTGCCGCTGAAAACCGGCCAGCTCATTTCTAAATTGCTGTCAAGTTTGAGGGGAATGGGAGAAGGTGGGGAAGTTTCTGCTAGGGAATAGCAAAATGCCCAGCGACATAAAATATTCCACTGGTCGATTTTGGTGTATCGCTTTAACTTCACCAATTGGTCTTTTGCCATTTGTGACAAACGTATGCGTTCTACGGGTGGTTCCATAGGAGGGAAAGGATAGCGATGCAGCGATCGCTTATTGTAGCAAAATCTATTCCATTTCCCTATTTTCCTCCCCCATTCTGCTAATTAAAACTATAATATCCCGTGAAGCGAAATGTGCAGAACTGTCATAGCAGGAGGAGCCACTTGTCTACCTATTTTCACGTAGCGTTGGAAATCGATCGCATTAACACCGATGCTATTGGCGATCGCATTAAATTCAATCACCAAAAAGCAGAATTTTATGCCCAACAAATGCAGGAAGGGGATCGGTTTCCTCCCGTGACGGTATTTGACGACGGTTCCCATTATTGGTTGGCAGATGGTTTCCATCGGTTTTTTGCGGCTAAGGAAATTGGTGAAAAGGATATTGAAGTACGTTTGCGTAAGGGAAGCAAAGACGATGCGATTCGCCACTACGAAAAAATGCACGTTAACCGCTAAACCTAATGACAGCAAAAGAAAACATAGCCAACTATCTCAACAACGCCGAAACAATGGAAGGCTGCACGCCAATGTGTTTGACCACCAACTGATGCAGCCAAATGTTCCACAGCGACCTGGTAAATGCGGTAGCGATCGCGGCACCCAATACCCCCATGGTAGGAATGAACATAATATTTAAAACCACATTGATGCCCGCACAAGAACCAAACACCATGGCACATTGGTTTTGATGCCCTGTCATTTGCATGAGATATCCCACCGAACCGGCACCCACATTCACCAATTGTCCTAAAATCAAAACCAACATTGCCCCTTTCGCCGCCAAAAATTCTTCCCCAAACAAGCCCAAAACTTGGTGAGAAAAGACAACCAACCCTACAGCAATCGCCAAAGAAGGGAAAAACATCCAACGCGCCGCCGTGGAAACTAAAATTTGCAGGTCGCGGTGGTTGTCTTCGGCATACAAAGCTGCAAACGTGGGAGCTGATATGGCATTCACCGACATCAGTACAAAAGTCACCCAACCAGAAGTTTTCACAGCAGCACCGTAAATGCCCACAGAAAAAGAACCTGCGATCGCGCCTAGCATGAGAATATCGGTTTGGTTGAGTATCAGCATCGCCCCTTCTGCTAGCAAGATGGGAAACGACACGGAAAACCAAGTACGCCGTTCGTAGATCGGGGCATTCCATGTCGGGGGGAGGGGAATTTGGCGGCGAAACCACCACAACTGGGCCACTGCGATCGCCAGCAAACTACCTGCAGTAATACCAAGAGCGGGAACATTTGTCAAGGAGAGAGAATGAAATTGTTGCCAAACCAACGTTCCCGCCGCCACCAATACGGGAAATGCCACCAGAGAAGGAAAATACGCCAGCACCAACCGTCGAATTCCCCGCGCCATTTCCAACTGATGCCGCACGAGGGCAAACAGGGGGACCATCCAAACCCCCAGCAGTAGAGAAATCCAAGGCAATTCCCAACGCCACCGCCACAGCCACACCACCACCGAACCGATCGTGGCAACCAGCAAACTCGATACAATCACATACCGCCAGCTGCCCCAAATAATTCCCTGCAAACGCCCCCAATCTTCTTTCACGCGATATTCGGGAATAAAACGCAAGGCAGCGTTGGGCAATCCCAGGGAAGCGAGGGAGGATAAAAACGTTCCCATAGCAATAACAAACTCGTAAATGCCATATTCTGACGCTCCCATCCACCGTGCCAGCAATACCTGCACGCCGTAGGCGATCGCAACGCCAGAAACTTGCAAACTCAAGGTAGTACCGACACCTAAAATAACTGGTGTTAGCAATTCTGGATGTTCGAGATTTTTAGTTACTTTCTCGATCGGCCATTTTTTCATATTTTCTCAACCAATAGAGTGAGCGATGCCCACCTCACAGATTGGAAAGATAGAATTCTAGGGAAACAGGGCATATAGTATGGTCTTAAAAATTGGCAACCAATAATTGGAGCGTTTTTGTAGGGGGGCAACGCGTGAGCACCTCTACTGATTCCAGGAGAATCATTGTGGTTTAGAACGGGAACTCACTCTTTTGGGAATTGGTGGCAGGCGCGCCAATATATTCACCTTGATTTTCGGTTGCGGGCATGCGCGTGCGATGTAGCTTGGCATTTTCTAAATTGGCCTTGTGGAGAATAGCATCGGTGAGGTCAGCGTAAGAAAGGTCGGCATCGCGCAAATCGGCTTCGCTGAGGTCGGCACCGTGTAAATCGGCTCCTTTTAAGGAAGCACCTTGCAGGCTGGCTGCCATGATGATGGCTCGGGCGAGGTTAACATTATTGAGGTTGGCATTGTTTAAGTTGGTACCCGTTAGGTTAGCCGCTCCTAAATTGCTGGCGAGTAGGTTGGCATTTTCTAAAATGGCTGTTTTTAAATTCACATTTTCCAA encodes:
- a CDS encoding S41 family peptidase — encoded protein: MNRSSGNTPYRSSWLFNSTLAATTLSLLVPYAAPVAADSLEDSPKVVIDEAWQIVYREFVDGDFNQVNWQQVRQDLLEQDYSSREQAYEALRDALSQLNDPYTRFLDPRQFQRLASQTSGELSGVGVRLESDETGDRVRVAEVLKESPALEAGLQTGDRILQINGRSTKGMSPEDAARLLRGEVGSYVKVKIQRLSDQTQELTLRRERITIPSVATRLKREDDNRIGYIRIKEFSAHAPEETRQAIQKLEQEGAQAFVLDLRGNPGGLLNASIEIARMWLQSGTIVRTVDRSGESKISNANQQAITKLPLVVLVDNNSASASEILAGAIQDNERGVVVGEETFGKAFVQSVHSLSDGSGIAVTIAHYYTPDGTDISKKGIVPDIAVDISAAEKRQLDDNPSSLATSEDPYYQRAVSLLQKGQPSIANRQ
- the deoC gene encoding deoxyribose-phosphate aldolase, with the translated sequence MAIAQPDIDLAPLIDHSILIPIATPEQVKQYCQQAEQYQFASVCVCPTHVSQAVEWLHGKKPQVCTVIGFPTGATTSATKLYEAQEAVERGASELDVVLNLGWIKTGDSKSLYREIAQICEETGQTVKAILETNLLTNDEKRLAAEVCLDAGVQFLKTCTGWNGGATVEDVKLLHDIARGNIGVKASGGIRTYEQAVRLVMAGATRLGTSRGVELLRQRDRANEISEEEASSHAQS
- the recO gene encoding DNA repair protein RecO — protein: MNKSYKAVGINLKSSPLGESDRLLTILTAEYGIVRAIAPGARKHKSTLRGRSEVFVENELLLYRGRSLHRIQQAQTLASYPSLSQNLGKLTVAQYWAELVLAQAVSEQPQTELYEILTEHLRRLHQMSAPSAQTEVQALLARLCHGIYHLLAVGGIAPQCFRCTFSQQAIAPPETTEETWQVGFSAASGGIVSLAAFEKTRNRQQKTSSATSGTCREAPSSYRTDRIPDNRTGWPPLTGKLNAGELAMLQQLPSPQLPAEWLVPPAATSPSHCQGLSDSWQTIEHLLRQYAQYHLGTSIRSATLLNACITMF
- a CDS encoding MFS transporter, which encodes MPRSPFDRETLESDHPSHNRQGSASTTLSSRQYSQSPTGDRASETTETAKTSAGSSEVESEQGFAPVLKNRNFLLLWIGQVFSQLADKVYLVLAIALIASHFQAPDQTISGWVSAIMVAFTIPAVLLGSIAGVYVDRWSKKGVLVVTNLLRGGLVLVIPALLWIAGQATWGGLPVGFEFLLGITLLVSAFTQFFAPAEQAAIPLLVKRERLLAANSLYTTTMMASVIIGFAIGEPALAAAGSLLGGGELGKEMLVGGGYAIAGMILIAVKTQENPDAKSSESSHVWQDIKEGVAYLGKNRRVRSALIQLIILFSIFAALAVLAVRLAEIIPNITSSQFGFLLAAGGVGMAVGAGFLGNFGQRLSHRALSLYGSIGMAVSLAMIPLFTDQLFAVVGIIVLLGIGASVVGIPMQTTIQSETPEEMRGKVFGLQNNAVNIALSLPLALAGVAETIFGLDAVFLGLAAIVIAGGMLSWYISDTRTNTREKAG
- a CDS encoding glycosyltransferase family 4 protein yields the protein MHVAWLGKKSPFCGNVTYSREITNALLDRGYEVSFLHFAQDPPDLEPLASEVGAKNFGERDAAPQSKAQDSKWPDCPEFTLPCLYKSTIYTIPTLRSSKVLTKLLQQLQPDLVHASLTLSPLDFVLPEICEELNLPLVATFHPPFDSKRRNLTSGTQHLMYQLYAPWLARYDRAIVFSAVQRDVLVRLGVPQERVAIVPNGVDPLKYSPGPSNLKEEFQAERIFVYQGRIAVEKNVEALLKAWKQSEMGENSKLLLVGNGPLKDSLMATYGKEQGVVWLGYISDEQERIRILRGADVFILPSLVEGLSLSLLEAMSCSVACMATDTGADGEVLQDGAGVVLDTQQVTTQLRTLLPLFRDHPELTNLLGYKARQRVLDRYTLSKNITQLETLYQEVLEQRQVRAPAS
- the dndE gene encoding DNA sulfur modification protein DndE; amino-acid sequence: MEPPVERIRLSQMAKDQLVKLKRYTKIDQWNILCRWAFCYSLAETSPPSPIPLKLDSNLEMSWPVFSGNMGDILIVALKQRCRNDGLDITNPEILSRQFLLHLHRGIGYLAGNPRLKRIDDLVKLAEKSSMGG
- a CDS encoding ParB N-terminal domain-containing protein translates to MSTYFHVALEIDRINTDAIGDRIKFNHQKAEFYAQQMQEGDRFPPVTVFDDGSHYWLADGFHRFFAAKEIGEKDIEVRLRKGSKDDAIRHYEKMHVNR
- a CDS encoding flippase; amino-acid sequence: MKKWPIEKVTKNLEHPELLTPVILGVGTTLSLQVSGVAIAYGVQVLLARWMGASEYGIYEFVIAMGTFLSSLASLGLPNAALRFIPEYRVKEDWGRLQGIIWGSWRYVIVSSLLVATIGSVVVWLWRWRWELPWISLLLGVWMVPLFALVRHQLEMARGIRRLVLAYFPSLVAFPVLVAAGTLVWQQFHSLSLTNVPALGITAGSLLAIAVAQLWWFRRQIPLPPTWNAPIYERRTWFSVSFPILLAEGAMLILNQTDILMLGAIAGSFSVGIYGAAVKTSGWVTFVLMSVNAISAPTFAALYAEDNHRDLQILVSTAARWMFFPSLAIAVGLVVFSHQVLGLFGEEFLAAKGAMLVLILGQLVNVGAGSVGYLMQMTGHQNQCAMVFGSCAGINVVLNIMFIPTMGVLGAAIATAFTRSLWNIWLHQLVVKHIGVQPSIVSALLR